In Cupriavidus basilensis, one genomic interval encodes:
- the arsC gene encoding arsenate reductase (glutaredoxin) (This arsenate reductase requires both glutathione and glutaredoxin to convert arsenate to arsenite, after which the efflux transporter formed by ArsA and ArsB can extrude the arsenite from the cell, providing resistance.) translates to MITIYHNPRCSKSRETLALVEAAAGRLGEPVEIVEYLKTPPTLSTLKQLHTMLGVPVREMVRDNEAPYKELGLADPGLTDAEVLGAVADHPILLQRPLVVRNRRAAIGRPPENVAPLLA, encoded by the coding sequence ATGATTACCATCTATCACAACCCCCGTTGCTCGAAGTCGCGCGAAACCCTTGCGCTGGTCGAGGCAGCCGCTGGCCGGCTGGGCGAGCCCGTGGAGATCGTGGAATACCTGAAGACGCCGCCCACGTTGTCCACGCTCAAGCAGCTCCACACCATGCTGGGCGTGCCGGTGCGCGAGATGGTGCGCGACAACGAAGCGCCCTACAAGGAGCTGGGCCTGGCCGATCCGGGCCTGACCGATGCCGAGGTGCTGGGCGCGGTGGCCGACCACCCCATCCTGCTGCAACGCCCGCTGGTGGTGCGCAACCGCCGCGCCGCCATCGGCCGCCCGCCCGAGAACGTCGCCCCCTTGCTGGCCTGA
- a CDS encoding C4-dicarboxylate transporter DctA, which translates to MHPAVQQRPASGRPQAAFSRFFRSLFGQVLVALVLGTALGLLFPEIAAKLKPLGDAFIKLIKMLIGPIVFCVVVAGICGAGELKKVGRVGIKAVLYFEVVTTIALALGIALAYIFHPGTGMNVNPASLDASAMSAYVDTAEKVKSAGMVDFLLKLIPSTVMGAFASGDVLQVLLVSILFGCALSLVGERGQPLVTIIDTFSHTLFKMMGFIIKLAPLGVLGAVAFTVGKHGIGSLKQLGYLVLVFYGAVALFVMVVLGTVMRLCGFSVFKLIRYLRAELLVVLGTASSDSVLPQVMKKLEFLGIKKSVVGLVIPTGYSFNLDAFSIYLTLAAVFIAQATNTPLALGDLLGILAVALVTSKGAHGIPGSAIVILAATLSAHPAIPAIGLVLVLSVDWFIGIARAVGNLIGNCVATVVVAAWEKDIDRARAHDVLNGRIDASDLEAGFAPAPHEAALPTPGASPLPGAAAGR; encoded by the coding sequence ATGCACCCAGCAGTCCAGCAACGGCCGGCTTCCGGCCGCCCGCAAGCCGCCTTTTCGCGCTTCTTCCGATCCCTGTTTGGCCAGGTCCTTGTCGCCCTGGTGCTCGGGACTGCGCTCGGGCTGCTTTTCCCCGAAATTGCCGCCAAGCTCAAGCCGCTCGGCGATGCCTTTATCAAGCTGATCAAGATGCTGATCGGCCCGATCGTGTTCTGCGTGGTGGTGGCAGGCATCTGCGGCGCCGGCGAGCTCAAGAAGGTGGGCCGGGTCGGCATCAAGGCCGTGCTCTACTTTGAGGTGGTCACCACCATCGCGCTGGCGCTGGGCATCGCGCTGGCCTACATCTTCCATCCCGGCACCGGCATGAACGTGAACCCGGCCTCGCTCGACGCCTCGGCCATGTCCGCCTATGTGGATACCGCCGAGAAGGTCAAGAGTGCGGGCATGGTGGACTTCCTGCTCAAGCTGATCCCCAGCACGGTGATGGGTGCGTTCGCCAGCGGCGACGTGCTGCAGGTGCTGCTGGTATCGATCCTGTTCGGTTGCGCGCTGTCGCTGGTGGGTGAGCGCGGCCAGCCGCTGGTGACGATCATCGATACTTTCTCGCACACGCTGTTCAAGATGATGGGCTTCATCATCAAGCTGGCGCCGCTGGGCGTGCTGGGCGCGGTGGCTTTCACCGTGGGCAAGCACGGCATCGGCTCGCTCAAGCAGCTGGGCTACCTGGTGCTGGTGTTCTACGGCGCGGTGGCCTTGTTCGTGATGGTGGTGCTGGGCACGGTGATGCGCCTGTGCGGCTTCTCCGTCTTCAAGCTGATCCGCTACCTGCGCGCCGAGCTGCTGGTGGTGCTGGGCACCGCATCATCCGACAGCGTGCTGCCCCAGGTGATGAAGAAGCTGGAGTTCCTCGGCATCAAGAAATCGGTGGTGGGCCTGGTGATCCCCACGGGCTACTCCTTCAACCTGGATGCCTTTTCGATCTACCTGACGCTGGCCGCGGTGTTTATCGCCCAGGCCACCAATACGCCGCTGGCGCTGGGCGACCTGCTCGGCATCCTGGCGGTGGCGCTGGTCACTTCCAAGGGCGCGCACGGCATCCCCGGCTCGGCCATCGTGATCCTGGCGGCCACGCTGTCGGCGCACCCGGCCATTCCCGCCATCGGGCTGGTGCTGGTGCTGTCGGTGGACTGGTTCATCGGCATTGCCCGCGCGGTCGGCAACCTGATCGGCAACTGCGTGGCCACCGTCGTGGTCGCCGCCTGGGAAAAGGATATCGACCGGGCACGCGCCCACGACGTGCTCAACGGCAGGATCGACGCCAGCGACCTTGAAGCGGGCTTTGCCCCGGCGCCGCACGAGGCCGCCCTGCCTACCCCCGGGGCATCCCCGCTGCCCGGCGCGGCCGCGGGGCGCTAG
- a CDS encoding allantoate amidohydrolase translates to MAATLTPTTETGARIMAWADTLAVHTEQPGMLTRTYLTEAHHGAAAQLTEWMQAAGMTVRRDAAGNVIGRYEGTAPNAPALLTGSHFDTVRDGGRYDGNLGVILPIACVAQWNRQGKRFPFAIEVVGFAEEEGVRFKATLLGSRAIAGTFDTNVLDNVDDSGKTMREVMRAAGYDPAGLPAAAHAREQVLAFVEVHIEQGPVLLNEGLSLGVVTAISGATRFIVELEGLAGHAGTVPMDMRRDAAMAGAEIGLFIERRCSGLPGLVGTIGQFNVPNGAANVVPGRAVFSIDIRAGEDAVRQAAVNDVLAEIERVCARRNVRVQIRKTHEAVSVPCAPWLQQQWADAIARQGLPVRHLPSGAGHDAMAIAAIADVAMLFVRCGNGGISHHPTEIMTAEDAASAAAVFSDFVEHFDKHSARQQ, encoded by the coding sequence ATGGCAGCAACCCTCACGCCCACTACCGAAACCGGGGCGCGCATCATGGCCTGGGCCGATACCCTGGCCGTCCACACCGAGCAGCCCGGCATGCTCACCCGCACCTATCTCACCGAGGCTCACCACGGCGCCGCCGCGCAGCTCACCGAGTGGATGCAGGCTGCCGGCATGACGGTGCGCCGCGACGCGGCCGGCAACGTGATCGGCCGCTACGAGGGCACCGCGCCCAATGCGCCCGCGCTGCTCACCGGCTCGCATTTCGACACCGTGCGCGATGGCGGCCGCTATGACGGCAACCTCGGCGTGATCCTCCCGATCGCCTGTGTGGCGCAGTGGAACCGCCAGGGCAAGCGCTTCCCGTTCGCCATCGAGGTGGTCGGCTTTGCCGAGGAAGAGGGCGTGCGCTTCAAGGCCACGCTGCTGGGCAGCCGCGCCATTGCCGGCACCTTCGACACCAATGTGCTCGACAACGTGGACGACTCGGGCAAGACCATGCGCGAAGTGATGCGCGCGGCAGGTTACGATCCCGCTGGCCTGCCCGCCGCCGCGCATGCGCGCGAGCAGGTGCTGGCGTTCGTGGAAGTCCATATCGAGCAAGGCCCGGTGCTGCTCAACGAAGGGCTGTCACTGGGTGTCGTGACCGCGATCTCCGGCGCCACCCGCTTTATCGTGGAACTTGAAGGGCTTGCCGGCCACGCCGGCACCGTGCCGATGGACATGCGCCGCGATGCCGCCATGGCCGGCGCCGAGATCGGCCTGTTTATCGAGCGCCGTTGCAGTGGCCTGCCTGGCCTGGTCGGCACGATCGGGCAGTTCAACGTGCCTAACGGCGCCGCCAATGTGGTGCCGGGCCGCGCGGTCTTCTCCATCGACATCCGTGCCGGCGAAGACGCCGTGCGCCAGGCTGCCGTGAATGACGTGCTGGCGGAAATCGAGCGCGTGTGCGCCCGGCGCAATGTGCGCGTGCAGATCCGCAAGACCCATGAGGCCGTCAGCGTGCCGTGCGCACCCTGGCTGCAACAGCAATGGGCGGATGCCATCGCCCGCCAGGGGCTGCCGGTGCGCCACCTGCCTTCCGGCGCCGGCCACGACGCCATGGCCATCGCGGCCATTGCCGATGTTGCGATGCTGTTTGTGCGCTGCGGCAACGGTGGCATCAGCCATCACCCCACCGAGATCATGACCGCGGAGGACGCCGCCAGCGCGGCTGCCGTGTTCAGCGATTTCGTCGAGCATTTCGACAAGCATTCCGCGCGGCAGCAGTAA
- a CDS encoding long-chain-fatty-acid--CoA ligase has translation MLGLMQDRPLLISSLIEYAAQYHPLQEIVSRTIDGGTVRSNYAQVHRRAKRVASALVGPGGLGGLDVKQGDRVGTLAWNTHRHLELYFGVSGAGVVLHTVNPRLFPEQIDYIINHAEDRVLFFDPCFAPLVAQLAPRLSSVEHYVAMTDRAGTDALGLAGKLPSLLCYEDLVEAGSEDYAWPQFDERTASSLCYTSGTTGNPKGVLYSHRSTVLHSLKACAFDTFGVSADSAILLVVPLFHANAWGMPYACAMTGAKMVLPAQHLDGENVYRMLRDERVTFSTAVPTVWLMLFQYLDAHPEIDPRSLGLKLAGVGGSAAPAAMIERFEQQFGARFVQGWGMTETSPIGVISTLLPKHHALGTQEQLKIKLKQGRALWGVDLRIEDDQGNALPHDGQAFGRLKVRGPWIASAYFKAEHDALDADGWFDTGDVANIDADGYVQLVDRAKDVIKSGGEWISSIDLENATMGHPAVAEAAVVGVPHPKWQERPLLVVVRRAGKDVSAAELLAFLAARVAKWWVPDDVAFVDSLPHTATGKLLKVKLREQFKDYVLPTAQDPIPARSHAR, from the coding sequence ATGCTAGGCCTCATGCAAGACCGTCCGTTGTTGATTTCCTCACTGATCGAGTACGCCGCGCAGTACCACCCGCTGCAGGAGATCGTGTCGCGCACGATCGATGGCGGCACGGTGCGTTCCAACTACGCGCAGGTGCACCGCCGCGCAAAGCGGGTCGCCAGTGCGCTCGTCGGCCCCGGCGGCCTGGGCGGACTTGACGTTAAGCAAGGCGACCGCGTCGGCACGCTGGCGTGGAACACGCATCGCCACCTGGAGCTGTACTTTGGCGTGTCGGGCGCGGGCGTGGTGCTGCATACCGTCAATCCCCGCCTGTTCCCCGAGCAGATCGACTACATCATCAATCACGCGGAAGACCGCGTGCTCTTCTTCGACCCGTGCTTCGCGCCGCTGGTGGCGCAACTCGCGCCGCGCCTGTCCAGTGTCGAGCACTACGTGGCAATGACCGATCGCGCCGGCACCGACGCGCTCGGCCTCGCCGGCAAGCTGCCCAGCCTGCTGTGCTATGAAGACCTGGTCGAGGCCGGCAGCGAGGACTATGCGTGGCCGCAGTTCGACGAGCGCACCGCGTCGTCGCTTTGCTACACATCGGGCACCACCGGCAACCCGAAAGGCGTGCTGTATTCGCATCGCTCCACCGTGCTGCACAGCCTCAAGGCTTGTGCGTTCGACACCTTTGGCGTGAGCGCGGACAGCGCGATCCTGCTGGTCGTGCCGCTGTTCCACGCCAACGCCTGGGGCATGCCCTACGCATGCGCCATGACGGGGGCCAAGATGGTGCTGCCCGCCCAGCACCTGGACGGCGAGAACGTCTACCGCATGCTGCGCGACGAACGCGTGACCTTTTCCACCGCGGTGCCCACGGTGTGGCTGATGCTGTTCCAGTACCTGGATGCGCATCCCGAGATCGATCCGCGCTCGCTCGGGCTGAAGCTGGCCGGTGTGGGCGGCTCCGCAGCGCCGGCGGCGATGATCGAGCGCTTCGAGCAGCAGTTCGGCGCGCGCTTTGTCCAGGGCTGGGGCATGACGGAGACCAGCCCGATCGGCGTGATCAGCACGCTCTTGCCCAAGCATCATGCGCTGGGCACGCAGGAGCAATTGAAGATCAAGCTCAAGCAAGGCCGCGCGCTGTGGGGCGTGGACCTGCGCATCGAGGACGACCAGGGCAACGCGCTGCCGCACGACGGCCAGGCCTTTGGCCGGCTCAAGGTGCGCGGGCCGTGGATCGCCTCGGCATACTTCAAGGCAGAGCACGACGCGCTCGACGCCGACGGCTGGTTCGACACCGGCGACGTTGCCAATATCGATGCCGACGGCTATGTGCAGCTGGTGGATCGCGCCAAGGACGTGATCAAGTCAGGCGGCGAGTGGATTTCTTCCATCGACCTGGAGAATGCCACCATGGGCCATCCCGCCGTGGCCGAAGCCGCCGTCGTGGGCGTGCCACATCCCAAGTGGCAAGAGCGCCCGCTGCTGGTGGTGGTGCGCCGCGCGGGCAAGGACGTGAGCGCCGCCGAACTGCTCGCGTTTCTCGCCGCGCGCGTCGCCAAATGGTGGGTGCCCGACGACGTCGCCTTTGTCGACTCACTGCCCCACACCGCCACGGGCAAGCTGCTTAAGGTGAAGCTGCGCGAACAATTCAAAGACTATGTCCTGCCCACCGCGCAGGACCCGATTCCAGCAAGGAGCCATGCAAGATGA
- a CDS encoding LysR family transcriptional regulator — protein sequence MRHLNPDFLQAFSLVCDLGSFSAAAERLGLSQPAVSLQVRQLEQRYGLRLLERVGRHVLPTPAGEDLLAHARGVAGALAAADDSMARHAGGVVGRVRLGTGATACIYLLPAVLRDLRRAMPALEIVVSTENTGEALKAVEDNALDLAFVTLPASGRMFDITPVLEDPFVAIGPADDEPLPATVAPADLAGRPLVLFSPGGNTRRLVDEWFLRAGISARPVMELDSVEAIKELVGAGLGYSVLPGMALPPGQPRARIAVRPLAPPLARTLALVLRHDKPLRAGLRATVAALLRLAPERQGPA from the coding sequence ATGCGGCATCTCAATCCCGACTTCCTGCAGGCTTTTTCGCTGGTTTGCGATCTTGGCAGCTTTTCGGCGGCGGCCGAGCGCCTCGGCTTGAGCCAGCCGGCGGTCAGCCTGCAGGTGCGCCAGCTGGAGCAGCGTTATGGCCTGCGCCTGCTCGAGCGGGTAGGGCGCCATGTGCTGCCCACCCCCGCTGGCGAGGACTTGCTGGCGCACGCGCGCGGCGTGGCCGGTGCGCTGGCCGCCGCCGACGACAGCATGGCGCGCCACGCCGGTGGGGTGGTCGGCCGGGTGCGGCTGGGCACGGGCGCCACCGCCTGCATCTACCTGCTGCCTGCGGTGCTGCGCGACCTGCGCCGCGCCATGCCCGCGCTGGAGATCGTGGTCAGCACGGAAAACACCGGCGAGGCGCTCAAGGCGGTGGAAGACAACGCCCTGGACCTGGCCTTCGTGACGCTGCCGGCCTCTGGCCGGATGTTCGACATCACGCCTGTGCTGGAAGACCCGTTCGTGGCCATCGGCCCCGCCGACGACGAGCCGTTGCCCGCTACCGTGGCGCCCGCCGACCTGGCTGGCCGGCCGCTGGTGCTGTTCTCGCCCGGCGGCAATACGCGCCGGCTGGTGGACGAATGGTTCCTGCGCGCCGGCATCAGCGCACGCCCGGTGATGGAGCTCGACAGCGTCGAGGCGATCAAGGAACTGGTGGGCGCCGGGCTGGGCTATTCGGTGCTGCCGGGCATGGCGCTGCCGCCGGGCCAGCCGCGCGCGCGGATCGCCGTGCGCCCGCTGGCCCCGCCGCTGGCGCGCACGCTGGCGCTGGTGTTGCGCCACGACAAGCCGCTGCGCGCCGGGCTGCGCGCCACCGTGGCGGCCCTGCTGCGGCTGGCGCCGGAAAGGCAAGGCCCGGCCTGA
- a CDS encoding M20/M25/M40 family metallo-hydrolase encodes MTARDNVNPLQTTLTNYIDAQRPAQEAFLAELVKVPSDNPPGDCDAHGARAKVLLEGLGFKVEAHKVPDELVKAAGMISATNLLVRKTFGTGGPTIAMNAHGDVVPPGLGWTKDPYGGEIADSEHGPVMYGRGVAVSKSDFATYTYAVLALMEAEKQGAKLNGTLELQFTYDEETGGDIGPKFLLDQGLSKPDYAISAGFSYGITSAHNGCLHVEVTVKGKQGHAAMPHTGVDAIEAATHILQAIYGLRAELATRKSKTLGIDTATLNVGLIKGGINTNVVPDLVTFRVDRRMIPEEIGFDAEGELRAVVEKAAKDRPGIEVKVERIILAEPLSELPGVEKLIGALKGRAEEVFGVEIPVQGVPLYTDARHYTKYGIPTVLYGAGPRTLMEARGHNSDENLRLNDLNRATKVVALALSDLIG; translated from the coding sequence ATGACCGCAAGAGACAACGTGAACCCGCTGCAGACCACGCTCACCAACTACATCGACGCCCAGCGTCCCGCGCAGGAAGCCTTCCTCGCCGAACTGGTCAAGGTGCCGTCGGATAACCCGCCGGGCGATTGCGACGCGCACGGCGCGCGCGCCAAGGTGCTGCTCGAAGGCCTGGGCTTCAAGGTCGAAGCGCACAAGGTGCCGGACGAGCTGGTCAAGGCCGCTGGCATGATCAGCGCCACCAACCTGCTGGTGCGCAAGACCTTCGGCACCGGCGGCCCCACCATCGCCATGAACGCCCACGGCGACGTGGTGCCTCCGGGCCTGGGCTGGACCAAGGACCCGTACGGCGGCGAGATCGCCGACAGCGAGCACGGCCCGGTCATGTACGGCCGCGGCGTGGCCGTGTCCAAGTCGGACTTCGCCACCTACACGTACGCCGTGCTGGCGCTGATGGAAGCCGAAAAGCAAGGCGCCAAGCTCAACGGCACGCTGGAACTGCAATTCACGTATGACGAGGAAACCGGCGGCGACATCGGTCCCAAGTTCCTGCTCGACCAGGGCCTGAGCAAGCCCGACTACGCCATCTCGGCCGGCTTCTCCTACGGCATCACCTCGGCCCACAACGGCTGCCTGCACGTGGAAGTGACGGTCAAGGGCAAGCAAGGCCACGCCGCCATGCCGCACACCGGCGTGGACGCGATCGAAGCCGCCACCCACATCCTGCAAGCCATCTACGGCCTGCGTGCCGAGCTGGCCACGCGCAAGTCGAAGACGCTGGGCATCGATACCGCCACGCTGAACGTCGGCCTGATCAAGGGCGGCATCAACACCAACGTGGTGCCGGACCTGGTGACCTTCCGCGTCGACCGCCGCATGATCCCCGAGGAAATCGGCTTCGACGCTGAGGGTGAACTGCGCGCCGTGGTCGAGAAGGCCGCCAAGGACCGTCCGGGCATCGAGGTCAAGGTCGAGCGCATCATCCTGGCCGAGCCGCTGTCGGAACTGCCGGGCGTGGAAAAGCTGATCGGCGCCCTGAAGGGCCGTGCCGAGGAAGTGTTCGGCGTGGAGATCCCGGTGCAAGGCGTGCCGCTCTACACCGATGCCCGCCACTACACCAAGTACGGCATCCCCACCGTGCTGTACGGCGCCGGCCCGCGCACGCTGATGGAAGCGCGCGGCCACAACTCGGACGAGAACCTGCGCCTGAACGACCTGAACCGTGCCACCAAGGTGGTGGCGCTGGCGCTGTCGGATCTGATCGGTTGA
- a CDS encoding SDR family oxidoreductase, with protein sequence MSNAFKDDVLAGKVVFIAGASSGINLGIARHFAKAGARLALVSRDPERIAAAAASINDAGGSAIGMAADVRDYAAVEAALTRTRDELGPIDIVISGAAGNFVAPALGMSANGFKTVVDIDLIGTFNVFRACFAFLNAPGASLIAITAPQAVNAMMFQAHVCAAKAGINMLVKCLAMEWGPAGVRVNAISPGPIAGTEGMARLAPTPEMEARFKARLALRDYGDKDDIANTALFLSTDNARYITGTIVDCDGGSKLGDASADALHPPKAPGKAA encoded by the coding sequence ATGTCCAACGCGTTCAAAGATGACGTCCTGGCCGGCAAGGTCGTGTTTATCGCCGGCGCTTCGTCCGGCATCAACCTGGGCATCGCCCGGCATTTTGCCAAGGCGGGCGCCAGGCTGGCGCTGGTCAGCCGCGACCCCGAGCGCATCGCCGCGGCGGCGGCCAGCATCAACGACGCCGGCGGCAGCGCCATCGGCATGGCGGCCGATGTGCGCGACTACGCCGCGGTGGAGGCGGCGCTCACGCGCACGCGCGACGAGCTTGGCCCGATCGATATCGTGATCTCGGGCGCGGCCGGCAATTTCGTGGCGCCGGCGCTGGGCATGTCCGCCAACGGCTTCAAGACCGTGGTGGATATCGACCTGATCGGCACCTTCAACGTCTTTCGCGCCTGCTTTGCCTTTCTCAATGCGCCGGGCGCCTCGCTGATCGCCATCACCGCGCCGCAGGCGGTCAACGCCATGATGTTCCAGGCCCACGTCTGCGCCGCCAAGGCCGGCATCAACATGCTGGTGAAATGCCTGGCCATGGAATGGGGCCCGGCCGGCGTGCGCGTCAACGCCATCTCGCCCGGCCCCATCGCCGGCACCGAGGGCATGGCGCGGCTCGCGCCCACGCCGGAAATGGAGGCGCGCTTCAAGGCACGCCTGGCGCTGCGCGACTACGGCGACAAGGACGATATCGCCAATACGGCGCTGTTCCTGTCAACCGACAACGCCCGCTATATCACCGGCACCATCGTCGACTGCGATGGCGGCAGCAAGCTGGGCGACGCGTCGGCCGATGCACTGCATCCGCCCAAGGCACCGGGCAAGGCGGCCTGA
- a CDS encoding exonuclease — translation MAKRQAPDTRPEIYVSTDVEADGPIPGPHSMLSFASAAMLADKTVLSTFSANLETLPGAAGHPAQMQWWQTQPEAWAACRRDLEPPERAMVRYVEWVESLPGKPVFVAFPAGFDFTWMFWYMMRFAGRSPFGWAALDIKTLGFAMTGLPYRKTVKPALPAEWKDPLPHTHVALDDALEQGALFCNMLAELRAREATLAAAQALAEGDGAPPAPTA, via the coding sequence ATGGCCAAGCGACAGGCACCTGACACCCGTCCCGAAATCTATGTCAGCACCGACGTGGAGGCCGACGGCCCCATCCCCGGGCCGCACTCCATGCTGTCGTTCGCCTCCGCCGCGATGCTGGCGGACAAGACCGTGCTGAGCACCTTCTCGGCCAACCTGGAAACGCTGCCGGGCGCGGCCGGACATCCGGCGCAGATGCAGTGGTGGCAAACCCAGCCGGAAGCCTGGGCCGCCTGCCGGCGGGACCTGGAGCCGCCCGAGCGGGCCATGGTGCGCTACGTGGAGTGGGTGGAAAGCCTGCCCGGCAAGCCGGTCTTCGTGGCCTTTCCGGCTGGCTTCGACTTCACCTGGATGTTCTGGTACATGATGCGTTTTGCCGGCCGCTCGCCGTTTGGCTGGGCCGCGCTCGACATCAAGACGCTCGGGTTTGCCATGACCGGGCTGCCCTACCGCAAGACCGTCAAGCCGGCGCTGCCGGCCGAGTGGAAAGACCCGCTGCCGCACACCCATGTGGCGCTGGACGATGCGCTGGAGCAAGGTGCGCTGTTCTGCAACATGCTCGCCGAGCTGCGCGCGCGGGAGGCCACGCTGGCCGCCGCGCAAGCTTTGGCCGAAGGCGACGGCGCGCCGCCAGCTCCCACGGCCTGA
- a CDS encoding GntR family transcriptional regulator, which translates to MPEHIDPAMTAEAIAEDIVAAIVSHRLPPGTKLREEALASVYRVSRTKVRAALLMLSKDKLIQIVPDKGAFVAKPSAEEAREVFAVRRILEAALAREFVARATAADYKRIDRHLVAEKKALGGSDAHVRTRLLSDFHIMLADVVGNGVLTGMLQELSLRSAVITMLYQSRRDAACSSDEHRDFIEAARAGDTERAVTLMVEHLNHVEAALHFEQVPAARSKDLVTALLA; encoded by the coding sequence ATGCCTGAGCATATCGACCCTGCCATGACCGCCGAAGCGATCGCCGAAGACATCGTCGCGGCGATCGTCTCGCACCGCCTGCCGCCCGGCACCAAGCTGCGCGAAGAGGCCCTGGCCAGCGTCTACCGCGTCAGCCGCACCAAGGTGCGCGCCGCGCTGCTGATGCTGTCCAAGGACAAGCTCATCCAGATCGTGCCGGACAAGGGCGCCTTCGTGGCCAAGCCCAGCGCCGAGGAGGCGCGCGAAGTGTTTGCCGTGCGCCGCATCCTGGAGGCGGCCCTGGCGCGTGAATTCGTGGCGCGCGCCACCGCCGCCGACTACAAGCGCATCGACCGGCACCTCGTCGCCGAGAAGAAAGCGCTGGGCGGCAGCGATGCGCATGTGCGCACCCGCCTGCTCAGCGATTTCCACATCATGCTGGCGGACGTGGTGGGCAATGGCGTGCTGACGGGCATGCTGCAGGAGTTGTCGTTGCGCAGCGCGGTGATCACCATGCTCTACCAGTCCCGCCGCGACGCCGCCTGCTCCTCGGACGAGCATCGCGACTTCATCGAGGCCGCCCGCGCCGGCGACACCGAGCGCGCGGTGACCCTGATGGTGGAGCACCTGAACCACGTCGAGGCGGCGCTGCATTTCGAGCAGGTGCCCGCCGCCCGCAGCAAGGACCTGGTGACGGCGCTGCTGGCCTGA
- a CDS encoding enoyl-CoA hydratase-related protein produces MTSPVLYHAAEGVATITLNRPDVLNALNSALMLDLRAAVERAAQDEAVRAVVLTANGRGFCAGADLAGREPGLQDSGTLLRERYHPIILALRNMPKPVITSVNGVAAGAGMSLALAGDVVLAGRSASFLQAFSKIGLVPDAGSTYFLPRYAGEMRARALAILAEKIDAEEAHRIGLVWKVHEDEALPAETAKLAAHLAQMPTFAYGLIKEALNASLESDLPAQLEREATLQSRASKSEDFKEGVAAFLEKRKPAFKGR; encoded by the coding sequence ATGACATCACCCGTGCTCTATCACGCCGCCGAGGGCGTGGCCACCATCACCCTGAACCGCCCCGACGTGCTCAACGCGCTCAACAGCGCGCTGATGCTCGATCTGCGCGCCGCCGTCGAGCGCGCCGCGCAGGACGAGGCCGTGCGCGCGGTGGTGCTGACCGCCAATGGCCGCGGCTTTTGCGCGGGCGCCGACCTGGCCGGGCGTGAGCCCGGGCTGCAGGATTCGGGCACGCTGCTGCGCGAGCGCTACCACCCGATCATCCTGGCGCTGCGCAATATGCCCAAGCCCGTCATCACCTCGGTCAACGGCGTAGCGGCCGGTGCCGGCATGAGCCTGGCGCTGGCCGGCGACGTGGTGCTGGCTGGCCGCTCCGCGTCGTTCCTGCAGGCGTTCTCGAAAATCGGCCTGGTGCCCGATGCGGGAAGCACCTACTTCCTGCCCCGCTACGCGGGCGAGATGCGCGCCCGCGCGCTGGCCATCCTGGCCGAGAAAATCGATGCCGAAGAAGCCCATCGCATCGGCCTGGTGTGGAAGGTGCATGAGGACGAAGCCCTGCCGGCCGAGACCGCCAAGCTGGCCGCCCACCTGGCGCAGATGCCCACCTTTGCCTACGGCCTGATCAAGGAAGCGCTCAACGCCAGCCTGGAGAGCGACCTGCCGGCGCAGCTCGAACGCGAAGCCACGCTGCAGTCGCGCGCATCGAAGAGCGAGGACTTCAAGGAAGGCGTGGCGGCGTTCCTGGAAAAGCGCAAGCCCGCATTCAAGGGCCGCTGA
- a CDS encoding GNAT family N-acetyltransferase, whose protein sequence is MAVANATAAVQACASPSIRDATAADIPAIQAIYAHHVRHGRASFEEVEPGVDDIRLRHAEVKRQGLPYLVAERGGEVLGYAYASAYRTRSAYRFAIEDSVYIDERYRGQGLGLALLAALVSRCESGPWRQMVAVVACTASGEGAGSLALHERVGFRTIGRLQSVGFKHGQWIDTVLMQRSLGDGDETPPVERSARP, encoded by the coding sequence ATGGCCGTGGCCAATGCCACCGCCGCAGTCCAGGCCTGCGCCAGCCCGTCGATCCGCGACGCCACCGCTGCCGACATCCCCGCCATCCAGGCCATCTACGCGCACCATGTGCGTCACGGCCGCGCATCGTTCGAGGAAGTCGAGCCAGGCGTGGACGACATCCGCCTGCGTCACGCCGAGGTGAAACGCCAGGGCCTGCCCTACCTGGTGGCCGAGCGCGGCGGCGAGGTGCTGGGCTATGCCTACGCCAGCGCCTACCGCACGCGTAGTGCTTACCGCTTTGCCATTGAGGATTCGGTCTATATCGACGAGCGCTACCGGGGCCAGGGCCTTGGCCTGGCGCTGCTTGCCGCGCTGGTGTCACGCTGCGAGAGCGGCCCGTGGCGGCAGATGGTGGCGGTAGTGGCCTGCACCGCCAGCGGCGAAGGCGCTGGCTCGCTGGCCTTGCACGAGCGGGTGGGCTTTCGCACCATCGGCCGGCTGCAGTCCGTCGGGTTCAAGCACGGGCAGTGGATCGATACGGTGCTGATGCAGCGGTCGCTGGGAGATGGGGACGAAACGCCGCCGGTGGAGCGCTCGGCCAGGCCGTAA